One Stenotrophomonas maltophilia DNA window includes the following coding sequences:
- a CDS encoding leucyl aminopeptidase translates to MALEFTLNHVAPAAATVDCLVVGAYADHTLTPAAQALDAASGGRLAALAQRGDLSGKTGATTLLHDLPGVTAPRVLVVGLGEVARFGVPQYLKAIGDAVRALKAGAARSALFTLSEVTVKDRNAAWAIRQAVIAADHAAYRYTATLGKKKADDAGLAQLAIAGDDAQALAQGQAIAAGVEFARELGNLPPNYCTPAYLAEVGVKFAGEHDGAEAEILDEHQMEALGMGSLLAVARGSANRPRLVVLKWTGAGDAKPYVLVGKGITFDTGGVNLKTQGGIEEMKYDMCGGANVIGTFVAAVKAKLPLNLVVVVPAVENAIDGNAYRPSDVITSMSGKTIEVGNTDAEGRLILCDALTYAQRFEPAALVDVATLTGACMVALGHQTAGLMSKHDDLANELLAAGEHVFDRAWRLPLWDEYQPMLDSSFADVYNIGGRWAGAITAGCFLSRFAEGQRWAHLDIAGVASDEGKRGMATGRPVGLLSQWLLDQVARA, encoded by the coding sequence ATGGCCCTCGAATTCACCCTGAACCACGTTGCTCCGGCCGCCGCCACCGTCGATTGCCTGGTGGTTGGCGCGTATGCCGACCATACCCTGACCCCGGCCGCACAGGCCCTGGACGCCGCCAGTGGTGGCCGCCTGGCCGCCCTCGCCCAGCGCGGCGACCTGTCCGGCAAGACCGGCGCGACCACCCTGCTGCACGACCTGCCGGGCGTGACCGCCCCGCGCGTGCTGGTGGTCGGCCTCGGCGAAGTCGCCCGTTTCGGCGTGCCGCAGTACCTGAAGGCCATCGGCGACGCCGTGCGTGCGCTGAAGGCCGGTGCTGCCCGCAGCGCACTGTTCACCCTGTCCGAAGTGACGGTGAAGGACCGCAACGCAGCCTGGGCGATCCGCCAGGCGGTGATCGCCGCCGATCACGCCGCTTACCGCTACACCGCCACCCTGGGCAAGAAGAAGGCCGACGACGCCGGCCTGGCCCAGCTGGCCATCGCCGGTGACGACGCCCAGGCCCTGGCCCAGGGTCAGGCCATCGCCGCCGGTGTCGAGTTCGCCCGCGAACTGGGCAACCTGCCGCCGAACTACTGCACCCCGGCCTACCTGGCCGAGGTGGGCGTGAAGTTCGCCGGCGAGCACGACGGCGCCGAAGCCGAGATCCTCGACGAACACCAGATGGAAGCGCTGGGCATGGGCTCGCTGCTGGCCGTGGCCCGTGGTTCGGCCAACCGCCCGCGCCTGGTCGTGCTGAAGTGGACCGGTGCTGGCGACGCCAAGCCGTACGTGCTGGTCGGCAAGGGCATCACCTTCGATACCGGTGGCGTCAACCTGAAGACCCAGGGCGGCATCGAAGAGATGAAGTACGACATGTGCGGTGGCGCCAACGTCATCGGCACCTTCGTCGCTGCGGTCAAGGCCAAGCTGCCGCTGAACCTGGTGGTGGTGGTGCCGGCGGTGGAAAACGCCATCGACGGCAACGCCTACCGCCCGTCCGACGTGATCACCTCGATGTCGGGCAAGACCATCGAAGTGGGCAACACCGACGCCGAAGGCCGCCTGATCCTGTGCGACGCGCTGACCTACGCGCAGCGCTTCGAGCCGGCCGCGCTGGTCGACGTTGCCACCCTGACCGGTGCCTGCATGGTCGCCCTCGGCCACCAGACTGCCGGCCTGATGAGCAAGCACGACGACCTGGCCAACGAGTTGCTGGCCGCCGGCGAACACGTGTTCGACCGCGCCTGGCGCCTGCCGCTGTGGGACGAGTACCAGCCGATGCTGGATTCGAGCTTCGCCGACGTCTACAACATCGGCGGCCGCTGGGCCGGCGCGATCACCGCTGGCTGCTTCCTGTCGCGCTTCGCCGAAGGCCAGCGCTGGGCCCACCTGGACATCGCCGGCGTGGCCAGCGATGAAGGCAAGCGTGGCATGGCCACCGGAC
- the lptF gene encoding LPS export ABC transporter permease LptF: MLKLDRYLLGDFVQSFLATLIVLLVVSVGGVLVDILGNIADGRLPAKLLFSQLGLQFIAYLPLILPLALMLGLLLAVARLYRDSEMAVITAIGVGPKRLLRPLLMLVLPVVALVGACSLWLGPWAGRVAEQMIIEANRSVLMAGLEPGRFTPLPNGGVVYLSSISPDGTRLGRVFLQRQKDDRLEVVSAAGGRMFFEGARQRFLELDDGHQVEGPVAGGLDYRLATFARNDVALPDGAQTRTENDPELMPTTKLFGDARPEAQAQLHRRLAPPLIALAFALLTVPLGRSSPRQQRYGRMMLALLAYMVGTNLMFIGSGWIATGKIPAALGLWWLTLPLLGLAIWMYARDGRLGRPKGAHA; this comes from the coding sequence ATGTTGAAGCTCGACCGATACCTGCTGGGCGATTTCGTCCAGAGTTTCCTGGCTACCCTGATCGTCCTGCTGGTGGTCAGCGTAGGCGGCGTGCTGGTGGATATCCTCGGCAACATCGCCGACGGGCGCCTGCCGGCCAAGCTGCTGTTCTCCCAGCTGGGCCTGCAGTTCATCGCCTACCTGCCGCTGATCCTGCCGCTGGCACTGATGCTGGGCCTGCTGCTGGCGGTGGCCCGGCTGTACCGCGACTCGGAAATGGCGGTCATCACCGCCATTGGCGTGGGCCCCAAGCGCCTGCTGCGGCCGCTGCTGATGCTGGTGCTGCCGGTCGTGGCCCTGGTGGGGGCCTGCTCGCTGTGGCTGGGGCCCTGGGCCGGGCGGGTGGCCGAGCAGATGATCATCGAGGCCAACCGCAGTGTGCTGATGGCCGGCCTGGAGCCGGGCCGCTTCACCCCGCTGCCCAATGGCGGCGTGGTCTACCTGTCCTCGATCTCGCCCGATGGCACCCGGCTGGGCAGGGTGTTCCTGCAGCGGCAGAAGGACGACCGCCTCGAGGTGGTGTCTGCCGCCGGGGGCCGGATGTTCTTTGAAGGCGCCCGCCAGCGCTTCCTGGAGCTGGATGATGGGCACCAGGTGGAGGGCCCGGTAGCGGGTGGGCTGGACTATCGCCTGGCGACCTTCGCGCGCAACGACGTGGCCCTGCCCGACGGTGCGCAGACCCGTACCGAGAACGATCCGGAGTTGATGCCGACCACGAAGCTGTTCGGTGATGCCCGGCCCGAGGCACAGGCACAGCTGCATCGCCGGCTGGCCCCGCCGCTGATCGCACTGGCCTTCGCCCTGTTGACCGTGCCGCTGGGCCGCAGCTCTCCGCGCCAGCAGCGCTACGGACGGATGATGCTGGCCCTGCTGGCCTACATGGTTGGCACCAACCTGATGTTCATCGGCAGCGGCTGGATCGCCACCGGCAAGATTCCGGCCGCGCTCGGCCTGTGGTGGCTGACCCTGCCGTTGCTGGGGCTGGCGATCTGGATGTATGCACGTGATGGCCGCCTGGGCCGGCCGAAGGGAGCCCACGCATGA